In a genomic window of Streptococcus oralis subsp. tigurinus:
- a CDS encoding phosphotransferase yields MILPGISLDKDKQMTSLKWAKEESQDPNCLQVIANHDTAVEPGIIEF; encoded by the coding sequence TTGATTTTACCGGGAATTTCCTTGGATAAGGACAAGCAGATGACCTCGCTCAAGTGGGCCAAGGAAGAAAGCCAAGACCCCAACTGCCTGCAAGTCATTGCCAACCACGATACGGCAGTGGAGCCTGGTATCATTGAATTTTAA
- a CDS encoding methyltransferase family protein, producing the protein MSTIQTIFIYLIFVLIVLSEIYIKHHTKKNKAEHSADDGTRYVIIASVVLSLLSVNLDNLAVFRVELPSIFLFLGFPLAIFAIALRLYAVNYLGKAFTLAVQTTDQQKLVDSGPYAIVRNPTYTGSILSLLGLSLITLNLYSFLLSLLVLVVGYAIRLRVEEKVLGEHFGQAYQDYCSKVKYRIFPFIW; encoded by the coding sequence ATGTCTACAATACAAACAATTTTTATCTATCTTATATTTGTTCTTATTGTGCTATCAGAAATATATATTAAACATCACACTAAAAAGAATAAGGCTGAACATTCAGCTGATGACGGAACACGCTATGTGATTATCGCTAGCGTCGTCTTGTCCTTGCTATCGGTTAATCTTGACAATCTAGCAGTTTTTCGTGTGGAACTACCAAGCATTTTTCTTTTTCTAGGTTTTCCTTTGGCTATCTTTGCCATAGCCTTGCGTCTGTATGCGGTCAACTACCTGGGCAAGGCTTTTACCTTAGCGGTGCAGACGACAGACCAGCAAAAGCTGGTAGATAGCGGACCTTATGCGATTGTGAGAAATCCTACCTATACAGGCAGCATCTTGTCCCTGCTAGGTTTGTCTCTCATCACACTGAATCTCTACAGTTTTCTCTTGTCTCTCTTAGTTTTGGTTGTTGGCTACGCTATTCGCTTACGAGTTGAGGAGAAGGTCCTAGGAGAGCATTTCGGGCAAGCCTATCAAGATTATTGTAGCAAGGTTAAATATCGAATTTTCCCTTTTATTTGGTAG
- the glmS gene encoding glutamine--fructose-6-phosphate transaminase (isomerizing), protein MCGIVGVVGNTNATDILIQGLEKLEYRGYDSAGIFVLGGVENHLVKAVGRIAELSAKTAGVEGTTGIGHTRWATHGKPTEDNAHPHRSETGRFVLVHNGVIENYLEIKEEYLAGHHFKGQTDTEIAVHLIGKFAEQDGLPVLEAFKKALHIIRGSYAFALIDSENPDVIYVAKNKSPLLIGLGQGYNMVCSDAMAMIRETNQYMEIHDQELVIVKADSVEVQDYDGNRRERASYTAELDLSDIGKGTYPYYMLKEIDEQPTVMRKLIQAYTDEAGQVVVAPTIIKAVQDADRIYILAAGTSYHAGFASKKMLEELTDTPVELGISSEWGYGMPLLSKKPLFIFISQSGETADSRQVLVKANEMGIPSLTVTNVPGSTLSREANHTMLLHAGPEIAVASTKAYTAQIAALAFLAKAVGEANGNAKAQAFDLVHELSIVAQSIESTLSEKETIDAKVRELLETTRNAFYIGRGQDYYVAMEASLKLKEISYIQCEGFAAGELKHGTIALIEEGTPVLALLSDPVLANHTRGNIQEVAARGAKVLTIAEENVAKETDDIVLTTVHPYLSPISMVVPTQLVAYFATLHRGLDVDKPRNLAKSVTVE, encoded by the coding sequence ATGTGTGGAATTGTTGGTGTTGTTGGAAACACAAATGCAACTGATATTTTGATTCAAGGGCTTGAAAAGCTCGAATACCGTGGCTATGATTCTGCGGGGATTTTTGTCCTAGGTGGTGTTGAAAATCATCTAGTCAAGGCTGTCGGTCGTATCGCAGAATTGTCTGCTAAGACGGCTGGTGTTGAGGGAACAACAGGTATCGGACATACGCGTTGGGCGACTCACGGGAAACCAACGGAAGACAATGCTCACCCACACCGCTCTGAGACTGGACGTTTTGTCTTGGTCCACAATGGGGTCATTGAAAACTACCTTGAAATCAAGGAAGAATACCTTGCAGGTCACCACTTCAAGGGACAAACAGATACAGAAATCGCTGTTCACTTGATTGGGAAATTTGCGGAACAAGATGGACTCCCAGTTCTTGAAGCTTTCAAAAAAGCTCTTCACATCATCCGTGGTTCTTATGCCTTTGCCTTGATTGACTCTGAAAATCCAGATGTCATCTACGTGGCTAAGAATAAATCACCACTTTTGATTGGTCTTGGACAAGGCTACAACATGGTTTGCTCAGACGCAATGGCTATGATTCGTGAGACCAACCAATACATGGAAATCCATGACCAAGAGTTGGTAATTGTCAAGGCGGATAGTGTCGAAGTTCAAGACTATGATGGCAATCGCCGTGAACGTGCTAGCTATACTGCGGAGCTAGACTTGTCAGATATCGGCAAGGGAACTTACCCTTACTACATGCTCAAGGAAATTGATGAGCAACCAACGGTTATGCGGAAACTCATCCAAGCCTACACAGATGAGGCTGGTCAAGTAGTGGTTGCCCCTACTATCATCAAGGCTGTTCAAGATGCAGACCGCATCTACATCCTTGCAGCTGGGACATCTTACCACGCAGGATTTGCTTCTAAGAAGATGCTGGAAGAGTTGACAGATACACCTGTTGAACTTGGAATCTCATCTGAGTGGGGCTACGGTATGCCACTTCTCAGCAAGAAACCACTCTTCATCTTTATCAGTCAGTCTGGTGAAACAGCTGATAGCCGTCAGGTTTTAGTCAAGGCTAATGAAATGGGCATTCCAAGCTTGACAGTGACAAACGTCCCAGGTTCAACTCTTTCTCGTGAAGCCAACCATACCATGCTTCTTCACGCGGGTCCTGAAATTGCTGTGGCCTCAACCAAGGCCTATACAGCGCAGATCGCAGCTCTTGCATTCTTGGCAAAAGCAGTCGGAGAAGCAAACGGCAATGCCAAAGCGCAAGCCTTTGACCTGGTTCATGAGTTGTCAATCGTAGCTCAGTCTATCGAATCAACCCTTTCAGAAAAAGAAACCATTGATGCTAAAGTTCGTGAACTTCTTGAAACAACTCGCAACGCTTTTTACATCGGACGTGGTCAAGACTACTATGTAGCCATGGAAGCCAGTCTCAAACTCAAAGAGATTTCTTACATCCAATGTGAAGGTTTTGCGGCAGGAGAACTCAAGCACGGAACCATTGCCTTGATCGAAGAAGGAACACCAGTCTTGGCCCTCTTGTCAGATCCAGTCCTTGCTAACCACACTCGTGGAAATATCCAAGAGGTTGCAGCACGTGGTGCTAAGGTTCTCACTATCGCGGAAGAAAATGTTGCTAAAGAGACAGACGATATCGTCCTTACGACCGTCCACCCTTACCTTTCACCAATCTCAATGGTCGTACCAACACAATTGGTCGCTTACTTCGCAACCCTCCACCGTGGTCTTGACGTGGACAAACCACGTAACCTTGCAAAGTCAGTAACAGTAGAATAA
- a CDS encoding pullulanase: MKKIPSQTEKKMIYGIRSLKNGTGSVLIGASIVLLSAAMPTISANENLPQTQENTSAVTKAPTETETSQTQKETPISEQKNANASLDSKKEAPAAETTTAPETPKTENATTSQANSKEEKVDASTLAPTSDQKPQADTSSEEPIADNHFRIHVKKLPEENKDSQGLWTWDDVEKPSENWPNGANSFKDAKQDDYGYYLDVKLKNEHAKKVSFLINNTKGDNLTGDRSVERLSPKMNEAWLDENYKVYNYRPQPAGTIRVNYYRTDGNYDKKSLWYWGDVKTPSSGEWPDGTDFTATGKYGRYIDIPLNEAAREFGFLLLDESKKGDDVKIRKEDYKFTDLKNHSQIFLKDDDETIYTNPYYVHDIRMTGAQHVAKSRIESSFSTLVGAKKDDILKHSSITDYQGNKVAITDVEVDEAGKKVTYIGDFSDTQHPYTVSYNSDRFTTRSSWRLKDESYSYDGPLGATLKEDGKRVDLTLWSPSADKVSVVVYDKKDPEKVVGTVALEKGEKGTWKQTLDANSGLGISNYTGYYYHYQIERQGKTVLVLDPYAKSLAAWNSDLAKTDAAHKVAKAAFVDPSKLGPQDLTYGKIRNFKSREDAVIYEAHVRDFTSDPAIAKDLTKPFGTFEAFIEKLDYLKDLGVTHIQLLPVLSYYFVNELKNHERLSAYASSNSNYNWGYDPQNYFSLTGMYSSDPKNPEKRIAEFKNLINEIHKRGMGAILDVVYNHTANVDIFEDIEPNYYHFMDADGTPRTSFGGGRLGTTHYMSKRVLVDSIKYLVETYKVDGFRFDMMGDHDAASIEEAYKAARALNPNLIMLGEGWRTYTGDENTPVQPADQDWMKKTDTVAVFSDDIRNNLKSGYPNEGQPAFITGGKRDINTIFKNLIAQPTNFEADNPGDVIQYIAAHDNLTLFDIIAQSIKKDPSKAENYAEIHRRLRLGNLMVLTAQGTPFIHSGQEYGRTKQFLDPAYKTPVSEDKVPNKSHLLRDKDGKPFVYPYFIHDSYDSSDAVNKFDWTKATDGKAFPENVKSRDYMKGLIALRQSTDAFRLKSLQDIKERVRLITVPGQNGVEKEDVIIGYQITAPNGDVYAVFVNANEKAREFTLGTAFAHLRKAEVLADENQAGPVGIAKPQGLKWTEKGLQLNALTAVVLRLSQGGAIVAPAVEEKPEFDLSSLKQEQGHNNDQDNISNRVVKPEHQDPAPQARPDSTKLDKKVADAKDKPSQATTDSQATQLAQEASVKEALQNGAVENSSKENIPATPAKQAGLPNTGIKNDNRLLFSGISLLALLGLGFLLKNKKEN, translated from the coding sequence ATGAAAAAGATCCCATCTCAAACTGAGAAAAAAATGATTTATGGTATTCGTTCTTTGAAAAACGGAACTGGTTCTGTCCTTATTGGTGCCAGTATTGTCCTACTTTCTGCTGCAATGCCAACTATTTCAGCTAACGAAAATCTACCTCAAACTCAGGAAAATACTAGCGCTGTGACCAAGGCCCCTACTGAGACTGAAACGAGTCAAACTCAAAAGGAAACGCCTATTTCTGAACAAAAGAATGCAAACGCTTCCCTTGATTCTAAAAAGGAAGCTCCAGCTGCGGAAACTACTACAGCACCAGAAACACCTAAAACAGAAAATGCTACTACAAGCCAAGCTAACAGCAAGGAAGAGAAAGTAGATGCCAGCACTTTGGCGCCAACTTCTGATCAAAAGCCACAAGCTGACACATCCTCTGAAGAACCCATCGCAGACAACCACTTCCGCATCCACGTAAAAAAACTCCCTGAAGAAAACAAAGATTCTCAAGGTCTTTGGACTTGGGACGATGTTGAAAAGCCGTCTGAAAACTGGCCCAATGGAGCCAATTCCTTCAAGGATGCCAAGCAAGATGACTACGGCTATTACCTAGATGTCAAACTCAAAAATGAGCATGCCAAGAAAGTCAGCTTCCTTATCAACAATACCAAGGGGGATAACCTGACAGGGGACCGTTCTGTAGAGCGCCTCTCTCCAAAAATGAACGAGGCCTGGCTAGATGAAAACTACAAGGTATACAATTATCGACCTCAACCAGCAGGAACTATTCGTGTCAACTACTACCGCACCGATGGCAACTATGACAAAAAATCTCTCTGGTATTGGGGCGATGTCAAGACTCCAAGCAGTGGAGAATGGCCTGACGGTACTGACTTTACCGCAACTGGAAAATATGGTCGCTACATTGATATCCCACTCAATGAAGCTGCGAGAGAATTTGGATTTTTATTACTAGACGAAAGCAAGAAAGGCGATGATGTGAAAATCAGAAAAGAGGATTATAAATTCACTGATCTAAAAAATCACAGTCAGATTTTCCTCAAAGATGATGACGAAACCATCTACACCAACCCCTACTATGTGCACGATATCCGCATGACTGGTGCCCAACACGTGGCTAAATCTCGTATCGAAAGCAGTTTTTCTACCCTAGTTGGAGCTAAGAAAGACGACATCCTCAAACACTCCAGCATCACTGATTACCAAGGAAATAAAGTGGCTATCACAGACGTGGAAGTAGATGAGGCAGGTAAAAAAGTGACTTACATCGGCGACTTCTCTGACACTCAACACCCTTACACTGTCAGCTACAATTCAGACCGCTTTACCACACGTTCAAGCTGGCGCCTCAAGGATGAGTCCTACAGTTACGATGGTCCACTCGGCGCAACTCTAAAAGAAGATGGCAAGCGGGTTGATCTCACCCTCTGGTCTCCAAGTGCTGATAAGGTTTCCGTTGTTGTCTATGACAAGAAAGACCCTGAAAAAGTAGTTGGAACTGTCGCCCTTGAAAAAGGAGAAAAAGGAACCTGGAAACAAACTCTGGATGCAAACTCTGGTCTCGGTATCAGCAACTACACTGGCTATTACTACCACTACCAAATCGAGCGCCAAGGTAAAACTGTCCTCGTTCTTGACCCTTATGCCAAATCATTAGCGGCTTGGAACAGTGACCTAGCAAAAACAGATGCCGCTCATAAGGTCGCTAAGGCTGCCTTTGTTGATCCATCCAAACTAGGTCCGCAAGACTTGACCTATGGGAAGATTCGTAACTTCAAATCGCGTGAAGATGCCGTTATATATGAAGCTCATGTGCGTGACTTCACTTCGGATCCTGCCATCGCAAAAGACTTGACCAAGCCATTTGGTACCTTTGAAGCCTTTATCGAAAAACTAGACTATCTCAAGGACTTGGGTGTGACCCACATCCAGCTCCTTCCAGTCTTGTCTTACTACTTTGTCAATGAATTGAAAAACCATGAGCGTTTGTCTGCCTACGCTTCAAGCAACAGCAATTACAACTGGGGATATGACCCTCAAAACTACTTCTCCTTGACTGGTATGTACTCAAGCGATCCTAAGAATCCAGAAAAACGTATTGCCGAATTCAAAAACCTCATCAACGAAATCCACAAACGTGGCATGGGGGCTATCCTGGACGTGGTCTACAACCATACTGCCAATGTTGATATTTTTGAGGATATTGAGCCAAACTACTATCACTTTATGGACGCAGACGGAACTCCACGTACTAGCTTTGGTGGCGGTCGTTTGGGAACTACCCACTACATGTCTAAACGCGTCTTGGTAGACTCTATCAAGTATCTGGTTGAAACTTACAAAGTAGATGGTTTCCGCTTTGATATGATGGGTGACCACGATGCGGCTTCTATCGAAGAAGCGTACAAAGCTGCCCGCGCCCTCAATCCAAATCTTATCATGCTAGGTGAAGGCTGGAGAACCTATACTGGTGATGAAAATACGCCTGTACAACCTGCTGACCAAGATTGGATGAAGAAAACAGATACTGTCGCTGTCTTTTCAGACGACATCCGCAACAACCTCAAGTCTGGCTATCCAAACGAAGGCCAGCCTGCCTTTATCACAGGTGGCAAACGCGATATCAATACCATCTTTAAAAATCTCATTGCCCAACCAACTAACTTTGAGGCTGACAATCCTGGAGATGTTATCCAGTATATCGCAGCCCATGATAACTTGACCCTCTTTGACATCATTGCCCAGTCTATCAAAAAAGATCCAAGCAAGGCTGAGAACTATGCTGAAATCCATCGCCGTTTGCGACTTGGAAACCTCATGGTCTTGACTGCTCAAGGAACTCCGTTTATCCACTCTGGTCAGGAATACGGACGTACCAAACAATTCCTTGATCCAGCCTACAAGACTCCTGTCTCAGAGGATAAGGTGCCAAACAAGTCTCACTTGTTGCGTGATAAGGACGGCAAGCCATTTGTCTATCCTTACTTTATCCATGACTCTTACGACTCTAGTGATGCTGTCAACAAGTTCGATTGGACCAAGGCTACAGATGGTAAAGCTTTCCCTGAAAACGTCAAGAGCCGTGACTACATGAAAGGTCTGATTGCTCTTCGTCAATCTACAGATGCCTTCCGACTCAAGAGTCTTCAAGACATCAAAGAACGCGTCCGCCTCATCACTGTCCCAGGACAAAATGGTGTTGAAAAAGAAGATGTGATCATCGGCTACCAAATCACAGCTCCAAACGGCGATGTCTACGCAGTCTTTGTCAATGCGAATGAAAAAGCTCGCGAATTTACTCTAGGAACGGCATTTGCTCACTTGAGAAAGGCTGAAGTCCTGGCAGATGAAAACCAAGCAGGACCAGTAGGAATTGCTAAACCTCAAGGTCTTAAATGGACTGAAAAAGGGTTGCAATTGAACGCTCTCACTGCCGTTGTTCTCCGCTTGTCTCAAGGTGGTGCCATCGTTGCCCCAGCTGTGGAAGAAAAACCAGAATTTGATCTTTCTAGCTTAAAACAAGAACAAGGTCACAATAATGACCAAGACAATATTTCAAACCGAGTAGTCAAACCTGAACATCAAGATCCAGCTCCACAAGCTAGACCTGATTCTACTAAACTAGATAAAAAAGTAGCTGATGCAAAAGATAAACCTAGCCAAGCTACAACTGATTCACAAGCTACACAACTAGCACAAGAAGCATCTGTAAAAGAAGCTCTTCAAAACGGAGCAGTAGAAAACTCCAGCAAAGAGAATATACCTGCAACCCCAGCTAAACAAGCTGGACTTCCAAATACAGGAATCAAAAACGATAACAGACTCCTGTTTTCAGGAATCAGCCTCCTTGCGCTCCTTGGCCTCGGTTTCTTACTAAAAAACAAAAAAGAAAACTAA
- a CDS encoding GNAT family N-acetyltransferase — MANKLVAIDNHRIIVHISAEKEKVNRTAHLAYIVLGVLKDYRGQGIGTEFFKRLDFWVQENKIVRLELSIETNNDVAIHLYQKNDFEVEGRKTKTMLVKGQYRDEYVMAKINEIF, encoded by the coding sequence CTGGCTAATAAACTGGTAGCTATTGACAATCACAGAATCATTGTCCATATTTCAGCTGAGAAAGAGAAGGTTAATCGTACCGCCCACTTGGCTTATATTGTGCTAGGCGTGTTAAAAGATTATCGCGGACAAGGTATCGGAACAGAATTTTTCAAACGTTTAGATTTTTGGGTGCAAGAAAATAAAATAGTCCGTTTAGAGTTGAGCATAGAAACAAATAATGATGTGGCTATTCATCTATATCAAAAGAATGACTTTGAAGTTGAGGGAAGAAAAACTAAAACAATGTTGGTTAAAGGGCAATATAGAGATGAGTATGTCATGGCGAAAATCAATGAAATATTCTAA
- a CDS encoding LLM class flavin-dependent oxidoreductase — MVELGISTFGETTALEVTGQIYSRDERIRQLVAEIELADKVGLDVYGIGEHHREDFAVSAPEIVLAAGAVNTKKIRLTSAVSILSSMDPIRLFQQYATIDALSNGRAEIMAGRGSFTESFPLFGYDLKDYEALFDEKLDMLQLVNEKTEIDWQGQLNQNIAGKEVYPRPVQDKLPLWVATGGHVESTVKIAQAGLPIVYAIIGGNPRYFKKLIQAYREIGREADHADKDLKVGAHSWGWIAEDGEQAVKDYFHPTKQVVDAISKDRPHWQELTYEQYLVQIGPNGTMFVGNPDQVAEKLIHMIEDLDLDRFMLHLPLGSMPHDQVLRAIELFGTQVTPKVRAYFAIKERI, encoded by the coding sequence ATGGTAGAATTAGGAATTTCAACATTTGGTGAAACAACAGCCCTGGAGGTGACTGGGCAGATTTACAGTCGTGATGAACGCATTCGTCAGTTGGTGGCAGAGATAGAGCTGGCTGATAAGGTTGGTTTGGATGTGTACGGGATTGGGGAGCATCATCGGGAGGACTTTGCGGTATCGGCGCCAGAGATTGTTCTTGCAGCTGGTGCAGTCAATACCAAGAAGATTCGTTTGACTAGTGCGGTCAGCATTCTCTCGAGTATGGATCCAATTCGTTTGTTCCAACAGTATGCCACTATCGATGCTTTGTCAAATGGCCGTGCAGAGATTATGGCAGGGCGTGGTTCATTCACCGAATCTTTCCCACTGTTTGGCTATGACTTGAAAGACTATGAAGCTCTCTTTGATGAGAAATTAGACATGCTCCAGTTAGTCAATGAAAAGACCGAGATAGACTGGCAAGGTCAATTGAACCAAAACATTGCTGGAAAAGAAGTTTATCCCCGTCCAGTTCAGGACAAATTGCCATTGTGGGTGGCGACAGGTGGCCATGTCGAATCAACAGTGAAGATTGCTCAGGCGGGGCTGCCGATTGTATATGCTATTATCGGTGGCAATCCGCGTTATTTTAAAAAGTTGATTCAAGCTTATCGTGAAATTGGTAGGGAAGCCGATCATGCGGATAAAGACCTGAAAGTAGGCGCTCATTCTTGGGGCTGGATTGCTGAAGATGGCGAGCAGGCTGTCAAAGATTATTTCCATCCGACCAAGCAAGTGGTGGATGCTATTTCCAAGGACCGTCCACACTGGCAAGAGTTGACCTATGAGCAATATTTGGTGCAAATTGGTCCAAATGGTACCATGTTTGTGGGAAATCCTGACCAGGTCGCAGAAAAATTGATTCACATGATTGAGGATTTAGACTTGGACCGTTTCATGCTCCATCTACCGCTTGGTTCCATGCCTCATGATCAAGTTCTGAGAGCTATTGAGCTCTTTGGCACGCAAGTGACGCCCAAAGTACGTGCTTACTTTGCCATAAAAGAGAGGATATAA
- a CDS encoding 5'-nucleotidase, lipoprotein e(P4) family: MKISKVTITIASTLASVILLTGCGTNSANSQTTQSSTSDNQVTMTYDQLRSRENTMSTLWYQKAAETKALYLQGYNVATDRLKELLKTQTDKPYSIVLDLDETVLDNSPYQAQNVKDGTAFTPENWDVWVKKAAAKAVPGAKDFLQFADQNGVQIYYVSDRTIDQVDDTIKNLENEGIPVQSRDHLMFLEKGVKSKEGRRQAVQEKTNLVMLLGDNLVDFAEFSKTSETERDQKLEELQKEFGEKFIIFPNPMYGSWESTVYNGNKLDAKGQTEERQKNLQGFDK, translated from the coding sequence ATGAAAATATCCAAAGTTACTATTACAATTGCTTCTACACTTGCTTCCGTCATTTTACTGACTGGCTGTGGCACAAATTCGGCAAATTCACAGACAACACAAAGTAGTACATCTGACAATCAGGTTACAATGACCTATGATCAGTTGCGTTCAAGAGAGAACACTATGTCAACTCTTTGGTATCAAAAAGCAGCTGAAACCAAGGCACTCTATCTACAAGGTTACAATGTCGCTACTGATCGTTTGAAAGAACTACTAAAAACACAGACAGATAAACCCTACTCTATCGTTTTGGACTTGGACGAAACTGTATTAGACAATAGCCCTTATCAAGCGCAAAATGTCAAAGATGGAACAGCATTTACCCCAGAAAACTGGGATGTCTGGGTAAAAAAAGCCGCAGCCAAGGCTGTACCAGGTGCTAAAGACTTTCTCCAATTTGCAGACCAAAACGGTGTCCAAATTTACTATGTATCTGACCGCACGATAGATCAGGTAGATGATACGATCAAAAACCTAGAGAATGAAGGAATTCCTGTACAAAGCCGCGATCATCTCATGTTCTTAGAAAAAGGCGTCAAATCTAAAGAAGGTCGTAGACAAGCAGTCCAAGAAAAAACCAACTTAGTCATGCTACTAGGAGACAATCTTGTGGACTTTGCAGAGTTTTCAAAGACCTCTGAAACTGAGCGCGACCAAAAATTAGAGGAATTACAAAAAGAGTTTGGTGAGAAATTCATCATTTTCCCTAACCCAATGTACGGATCATGGGAAAGCACTGTTTACAATGGTAATAAATTGGATGCCAAGGGTCAAACTGAAGAGCGCCAAAAAAACTTACAAGGTTTTGATAAATAA
- a CDS encoding glycoside hydrolase family 1 protein: MLKFPKDFVWGSSTSGPQTEGRVPDDGKGDNLWDYWYQVEPNRYYNGIGPDKTSTFYENWEKDIELLVETGHTAFRTSIQWSRIFPQGRGEVNPQGVAFYRQVFEAIKAKGIRLLVNLYHFDLPFALQEDGDGWENKTTVKAYEDYARFCFETYGDLVDQWITFNEPIVPVEFGYFYDAHYPHKVDAKAAVKVAYHTQLASSLAVKACHEILPDPKIGIVLNLTPAYPRSQHPADVKAARIADLFQAQSFLDPSVLGAYPEELVEILAEQDLLPDSTAEELELIRDHTVDFLGVNYYQPLRVMAPRFAKHPDSPLLPEHFYEPYVMPGRKINPHRGWEIYEQGIYDIAQNIKKNYGNIEWMLTENGMGVEGEEKFRQDGMIQDDYRIDFIKGHLRELHRAIEDGANCKGYLIWTFIDCWSWLNSYKNRYGLVELDLETQERRLKKSGHWFKELSDHNGF; encoded by the coding sequence ATGCTAAAATTTCCAAAGGATTTTGTTTGGGGTTCCTCCACTTCTGGACCACAGACAGAAGGACGAGTGCCAGATGATGGCAAGGGAGATAATCTCTGGGATTATTGGTATCAGGTGGAGCCAAACCGCTACTACAATGGGATTGGACCCGACAAAACATCGACTTTCTATGAAAACTGGGAAAAGGATATTGAGCTTCTGGTAGAGACTGGTCACACAGCCTTCCGAACTTCTATCCAGTGGTCTCGCATTTTCCCACAAGGCCGTGGAGAGGTCAATCCACAAGGGGTGGCTTTTTATCGTCAGGTCTTTGAAGCCATTAAGGCCAAGGGAATTCGTCTCTTAGTCAATCTCTATCACTTTGACCTGCCTTTTGCCCTCCAAGAAGATGGGGATGGTTGGGAAAATAAGACAACCGTCAAGGCTTATGAAGACTATGCTCGTTTTTGTTTTGAGACTTATGGTGACTTGGTGGACCAATGGATTACCTTCAATGAACCCATCGTTCCTGTAGAATTTGGTTATTTTTATGATGCCCATTATCCTCACAAGGTAGATGCTAAGGCGGCGGTTAAGGTTGCTTATCATACGCAATTGGCTAGCAGTCTTGCGGTTAAGGCCTGTCATGAGATTTTGCCTGATCCTAAGATTGGGATTGTCCTTAACTTGACACCAGCTTACCCACGTAGCCAGCACCCCGCGGATGTCAAGGCTGCTCGCATTGCGGATCTCTTCCAAGCACAATCTTTCCTAGACCCGTCTGTCTTGGGAGCTTATCCAGAAGAGTTAGTAGAGATTTTAGCAGAGCAAGATTTGCTGCCGGATTCTACAGCTGAAGAGTTGGAGCTCATTCGCGATCATACTGTGGACTTCCTTGGAGTCAACTACTACCAACCTTTGCGTGTTATGGCGCCGCGTTTTGCTAAACATCCAGACAGCCCTCTTTTGCCAGAGCATTTCTACGAACCTTATGTCATGCCGGGACGTAAAATTAATCCTCACCGCGGTTGGGAAATCTACGAGCAGGGGATTTATGATATCGCTCAAAATATCAAGAAAAATTATGGTAATATTGAGTGGATGCTGACCGAAAATGGCATGGGTGTTGAAGGGGAAGAAAAATTCCGTCAAGATGGGATGATTCAAGATGACTATCGTATTGACTTTATAAAAGGACATCTGCGTGAACTACATCGTGCGATTGAAGATGGTGCCAACTGTAAAGGCTACTTGATCTGGACTTTTATCGATTGCTGGTCATGGCTCAACAGCTATAAAAATCGCTATGGTCTGGTTGAGCTTGACTTGGAAACACAGGAACGTCGCCTGAAGAAATCAGGCCACTGGTTCAAAGAACTTAGCGACCATAATGGATTTTAA
- a CDS encoding EamA family transporter, with protein sequence MWFFFALLSAIFAALTSILAKIGIEGVPSNLATAIRTVVVILMAWAMVFLTNSQTEIVNISRKSWLFLILSGLATGASWLCYYKALQMGNATEVSAVDKFSLVITLVLAFFFLQDILTFKTIVGCILITIGTLVMIL encoded by the coding sequence ATGTGGTTTTTCTTCGCACTTTTATCAGCTATCTTTGCAGCCTTAACGTCAATTTTAGCTAAGATTGGGATTGAGGGAGTTCCATCCAATCTAGCAACTGCTATTCGTACAGTCGTCGTCATTCTTATGGCCTGGGCCATGGTTTTCTTGACCAACAGTCAGACCGAAATTGTCAACATCAGTAGAAAAAGTTGGCTCTTTCTCATCTTATCTGGTTTAGCCACTGGCGCCTCTTGGCTCTGCTACTACAAGGCCCTACAGATGGGCAATGCGACTGAGGTATCTGCTGTCGATAAATTCAGTCTCGTCATTACCCTTGTTCTAGCCTTTTTCTTTCTACAAGATATCCTGACGTTTAAAACAATTGTTGGCTGTATCCTGATTACGATCGGAACCTTGGTGATGATATTGTAA